The Sporosarcina ureae genomic sequence GTTTGGCATCGGCTCATTTTCTATTAGTAAGTTCATTTTACCGAAATCACCTTTTGCTTCAATATGATGTGTATTTCGTTGAATATTCGGATCTGCTATAACGCGTACTGCCGTTTTATCTGCACCAAGTCCTGCAATTGATAATAACAATGCAACGTTGACGTTTTTAGGAAACTTTTCAATTGCATCTAGAGCTACACCATCAAAAATACATTGTTCTACGTGCTTCACATCTAGTCCCAATGATTGGTAGGATTTCCTAGTTGTAATGCGAACTTCCTTTAATCCACCTAGGGAATTAGCTGATTGCAGAAGATCCAGTCCACCAATCGCTCCTGAAGGTAGGTAAATATGTTGCTGATTCTTCCGCGCTACTTCTATCATTTCATTTAAATACTCCATATCTTTAAATACACCGATACTGCTCAATACCAGATCTTTCTTATTGTCCAGTACTTCTTCCACACGTTCTATTGCGACTTCAATCGTTGCAGCTTCCACGACTACATCCATAGTAGACTGAATGAACTGCTGAAAGTCTGTATAGAACTTTGCACTGTACTGTGATTCTAGCCTTAGACCCACCTCTAGGTTACGTCCGAATATCGAGACAATTTCACCGACCACTTTGCCGTCCCCATTGATACTTTCTAATAGATATTGCGCAATATTGCCAGTCCCAATAATACCGATTTTCATTTTACAACACCTCTTCTATCAGTATATACACTTCTTCCAGAAATAGATGACTTTCTACTACATTACCCTGGCTATACATAAACAACACAAGGTACGAATAAGATGATATGGATAACTGATAGAAAAATTGGGAGGTATGTATGAATGGCTGGTTATACAGATAATTATGAACGGGATACGTACGGCATTATCGATTTTTGGGTGCGTAACAACTTTGAGCATGGGGAATTTTTCGATAGAGAAATTAGTCACCATGAGTTAGAGTTAGCACGCGCCAATCAGCAAATGATCGATCGCATGGGGGTAATCTTTAAAAAGACTGAATCCAAAACCGGCGATATTGGATTAATTATCGATGAGGCAAAGAGTTCGACAAAAGAGTTCGCTGATCTACTAATTCACACGATGGATCGTGCATTGCATTGCGACGTAATCATTTCTACCCCTACTTCCCTTCTTGATCATATGATTAGAGAAGCCGAGGAAGCAGAGCGTGTGTTCAAATTAATTGAAACAAATTCTTATATTACACCAGCTGATGCGACATTACATGAGAGCAACTTCTGGCTTCGTCAAATGCTCGATCACTTATTATTCATCAGCCATTACGTAGATGCTTCTAACTATGAATTACACGATCAAGTACGCGCGATGACTAAAAAATTCGAAAACCTTCTACTACAAGCGCAAGCTTTGAAGACGATTATTCGCAGACCACGCAATGAAGTATCACCTGTTTTGAATACATTCAATCAAATGGTGATAAAAGAAGCAAAGGCTCTAGAAGCTTTTAAGTTGGAATTGAGTGAACTGATCAAAGCCTGTGCCGCGGTTACGACCGCGCCGCCTGATTTGCTCGAACACATTGCGAGAGAAGCACACCATTTGTGGAAAAACCTCGAAGATCAAGTCGTAAACTAATTTTCATGAAAACATGACGGGAACTCTCTCGTCGTGTTTTTTCATTTACCCT encodes the following:
- the nadX gene encoding aspartate dehydrogenase; translated protein: MKIGIIGTGNIAQYLLESINGDGKVVGEIVSIFGRNLEVGLRLESQYSAKFYTDFQQFIQSTMDVVVEAATIEVAIERVEEVLDNKKDLVLSSIGVFKDMEYLNEMIEVARKNQQHIYLPSGAIGGLDLLQSANSLGGLKEVRITTRKSYQSLGLDVKHVEQCIFDGVALDAIEKFPKNVNVALLLSIAGLGADKTAVRVIADPNIQRNTHHIEAKGDFGKMNLLIENEPMPNNPKTSYLAALSIVSTLQNKGNAITIGS
- a CDS encoding DUF2935 domain-containing protein, with the translated sequence MAGYTDNYERDTYGIIDFWVRNNFEHGEFFDREISHHELELARANQQMIDRMGVIFKKTESKTGDIGLIIDEAKSSTKEFADLLIHTMDRALHCDVIISTPTSLLDHMIREAEEAERVFKLIETNSYITPADATLHESNFWLRQMLDHLLFISHYVDASNYELHDQVRAMTKKFENLLLQAQALKTIIRRPRNEVSPVLNTFNQMVIKEAKALEAFKLELSELIKACAAVTTAPPDLLEHIAREAHHLWKNLEDQVVN